The Mycolicibacterium insubricum DNA segment GTCACGGCGGTCAACACCGACGGCAGCCCCGGTGAGGCGCTGCGGGCCGGCGAGGGCGCGACCACCATGGTCGCCGACAGCGCGGGCCGGGTGCTGGTCACCGACACCCGGGGCGGGGAACTCCTGGTGTTCGGCACCGACCCGCTGATCATGCGTCAGCGCTACCCGGTGCCCTCCTCCCCGTTCGGTCTCGCCGGGTCGACCGCGCTGGCCTGGGTGTCCACCACGGTCGACAACAAGGTGACCGGGTACGACCTATCCACCGGCATCCCGGTGCAGCGCGTGCAGTACCCGACGGTGTCCCAACCGGACCTGCTGGCCCACGACGCGGCGACCGACACCCTCTACGTGGTGTCGACGACGGGCGCCGGTGTCCAGATGATCGCGCACGCGAGTCGCCCGTGAGCCGCGCGTCGCGCGGGCGGATGCCGGCCGCCTGGGAAGCCGATCTGTCCGACGAGTACGAGTGGATCCCGTTGCGGCTGCCGCCGGACGTCACCCGGCTGACCGCCTCCACCCGACTGTCCATCGAGGCGGCCTATCGCGGCTGGGAACTGACGAAGGTCCGGCTCTACAGCGACGGTAGCCGCCGGGTTCTGCTGCGCCGCAAGAAGATCCGGTTGAATCCGCTGGCCGACACGGTGATGGGACCCTAGAACGCATGTATGACCTGCTGCGCGCCGCCATGTTCCGGGTGCCACCGGAACGCATCCACACCGTCGTCTTCGCC contains these protein-coding regions:
- a CDS encoding DUF5703 family protein, with protein sequence MPAAWEADLSDEYEWIPLRLPPDVTRLTASTRLSIEAAYRGWELTKVRLYSDGSRRVLLRRKKIRLNPLADTVMGP